A genomic stretch from Hydrogenimonas urashimensis includes:
- a CDS encoding YchJ family protein, translated as MPDNPNETCPCGSGKTYEACCRRYLQKGLQAPTAEALLRSRYTAYVRGDLDYLVDTDFHEVDKEATEAWMRSTRFYKLEILKIYKGKPLDRKGRIEFKAYFTENGEKRVHHELSDFEKHKGRWYYSGGLAAE; from the coding sequence ATGCCGGATAATCCGAATGAAACCTGCCCCTGCGGATCGGGAAAAACCTACGAAGCGTGCTGCAGAAGATACCTGCAAAAGGGTCTGCAGGCACCGACCGCCGAAGCGCTCTTGCGTTCCCGCTACACCGCCTATGTCAGGGGCGATCTCGACTATCTTGTCGATACCGATTTCCACGAAGTCGACAAAGAAGCGACAGAAGCTTGGATGCGGAGCACACGCTTTTACAAACTCGAAATTCTGAAAATCTACAAAGGCAAACCTCTGGACAGAAAAGGCCGCATCGAGTTCAAAGCCTATTTTACGGAAAACGGAGAAAAGAGAGTCCACCATGAACTCTCCGATTTCGAAAAACACAAGGGACGATGGTACTACAGCGGCGGCCTGGCGGCGGAGTGA
- a CDS encoding globin codes for MNLVITSYDPDNVPKEEEISLPDPRFYEAVGGEEGFKKMIGEFYDRIVESDIAFFFPQDDEEIEKIKRHNGKYFAEIAGGPKRYSEELGHVDQVKMHKPFSINEKHRTEWLGTWREVLEIHAKNVEPKIVESYFRFLDTYSKLLINRPRNARAFDDLAKV; via the coding sequence ATGAATCTTGTCATTACCTCCTACGATCCGGACAACGTTCCGAAAGAGGAGGAGATTTCGCTGCCCGATCCCCGATTTTACGAGGCTGTCGGCGGGGAGGAAGGTTTTAAAAAAATGATCGGAGAATTTTACGATCGGATTGTCGAGAGTGATATCGCCTTCTTTTTCCCGCAGGACGATGAGGAGATCGAAAAGATCAAGAGGCACAATGGCAAATATTTCGCCGAAATCGCGGGTGGACCAAAGCGTTACAGTGAAGAGTTGGGACATGTCGACCAGGTCAAAATGCACAAACCCTTCAGTATCAACGAAAAACATCGGACCGAATGGCTGGGAACCTGGAGGGAGGTGCTCGAAATCCACGCAAAGAATGTGGAGCCAAAAATCGTGGAGTCCTATTTCCGCTTTCTGGACACCTATTCGAAGCTTCTAATCAACCGCCCCAGAAACGCCAGGGCGTTCGATGACCTGGCGAAGGTGTGA
- a CDS encoding exonuclease domain-containing protein has product MMKFVILDTETTGAEEKDRICQIAYIVASPQLVGTTIEEVHEDLCKPPVEIGFGAMAVHHITNETVAKKPPCVQTESFRRLEELNTAENILVIQNAPFDLAMLQKEGFRSRMPLIDTLRCLRHLYPDLEAHALQYIRYAFGLYKTEKREARSIGLKISPHDALGDVFILKLLLDYLLIDHAPEELVELTKKPITYKTFKFGKYKGEEIIEVAKKDPGYIEWLLMEKESEEGLDEDWRQTLQKALEIAEEEAVWLFPFGKYKGQSIEEIASHDVGYLKWALENMDKLSEGMKKAIRKRIEA; this is encoded by the coding sequence ATGATGAAATTTGTAATACTCGATACCGAAACGACGGGAGCCGAAGAGAAAGACCGCATCTGCCAGATCGCCTACATCGTCGCGTCCCCTCAGCTTGTGGGCACCACAATCGAGGAAGTGCACGAAGATTTGTGCAAACCGCCGGTTGAAATCGGTTTCGGTGCGATGGCGGTGCACCATATCACCAATGAAACCGTCGCGAAAAAACCGCCCTGCGTACAGACCGAGAGTTTCCGACGACTGGAAGAACTCAACACTGCCGAAAACATCCTGGTCATACAGAATGCCCCCTTCGATCTGGCAATGCTCCAAAAAGAGGGATTCAGATCCCGCATGCCCCTTATCGACACTCTTAGATGCCTGCGTCATCTCTACCCCGATCTGGAGGCTCACGCTCTTCAGTATATACGCTACGCATTCGGTCTTTACAAAACAGAAAAGAGAGAGGCCCGATCGATCGGACTCAAAATTTCGCCCCACGATGCCCTCGGCGACGTTTTTATTCTCAAGCTGCTGCTCGACTACCTTCTGATCGACCACGCGCCCGAGGAACTGGTGGAACTGACGAAAAAACCTATCACCTACAAAACGTTCAAATTCGGCAAATACAAGGGAGAAGAGATCATCGAAGTGGCGAAAAAGGATCCTGGCTATATCGAATGGCTGCTGATGGAAAAAGAATCAGAGGAGGGGCTGGACGAAGATTGGCGCCAGACCCTGCAAAAAGCTCTGGAAATCGCGGAGGAAGAGGCCGTCTGGCTCTTTCCTTTCGGCAAATACAAAGGCCAGAGCATCGAAGAGATCGCAAGCCACGATGTCGGCTATCTCAAATGGGCGCTGGAGAATATGGACAAACTCTCCGAGGGAATGAAAAAGGCGATCAGGAAAAGAATCGAGGCGTAG
- a CDS encoding c-type cytochrome translates to MKKVTLALMLAGAASLVMADGAALFKKCAGCHGAKGEKKALGKSAVIGGMDAATLESDIKGYQAGTLNKHGMGMLMKGQVAGLNEAQIKELAAYIHGLK, encoded by the coding sequence ATGAAAAAAGTAACACTCGCACTGATGCTCGCAGGAGCGGCCAGCCTCGTAATGGCTGACGGAGCTGCACTGTTTAAAAAATGTGCCGGATGCCACGGTGCAAAAGGTGAGAAGAAAGCTCTCGGAAAATCTGCCGTAATCGGCGGAATGGATGCTGCGACTCTCGAAAGCGATATCAAAGGTTACCAGGCCGGTACGCTCAACAAGCACGGCATGGGTATGCTGATGAAAGGTCAGGTCGCAGGCTTGAACGAAGCTCAGATCAAAGAACTGGCTGCATACATTCACGGCCTGAAGTAA
- a CDS encoding cytochrome C — MKKLLTVVAAGFVAMSLMATSASADAAKGQKVYSKKLKNACGFNGAKFAAKHSQDEWEELKEEGKFADEIKKICPRVNIESIKKYLDDLYDFAYEYANDSGNVPAC, encoded by the coding sequence ATGAAAAAATTGCTTACAGTGGTGGCAGCGGGATTCGTTGCAATGAGCCTGATGGCGACTTCTGCCAGCGCGGATGCTGCAAAAGGCCAAAAAGTTTACAGCAAAAAACTGAAAAATGCGTGTGGCTTCAACGGGGCGAAATTCGCGGCCAAACATTCCCAGGATGAGTGGGAAGAGCTCAAGGAAGAGGGCAAATTCGCCGATGAAATCAAAAAAATCTGCCCGAGAGTCAATATCGAATCGATCAAGAAGTATCTTGATGATCTGTACGATTTTGCATACGAGTATGCGAACGACAGCGGCAACGTTCCGGCCTGCTAA
- a CDS encoding sensor histidine kinase: MSASNATATSISHNERRTLLRFLGLYAFLALLILILGSTIYYKLQKDLMLQTKRLELEEYSKELIDGLKLLHIYFDRYRTYPRNPLYRSAIYDADKVRIFSTLKHPRGVALDRVIYTTDHVIHYIHVLDSYYLGAKYVVVEIDDDRQWFLQTWKNIVFYGGAMLAVFLMAGLVLVRLFLAPMRNAIRLLDRFIKDTTHELNTPVNAILTNIEMIDEQRLDESTAKKIKRIEIGARTISNIYQDLTYLVLHHKTASQNRYVDMAKLVQERIDYFRILSESKKIGIETDIQPGVKLFIDEGKAARLIDNLLSNAIKYNRRGGEIFVRLRPGELLVQDSGMGMESKAVKEAFKRYKRFDTSVGGFGIGLNIVAMIAGEYGLKIDIASKKGEGTKVWVRWQNRGER, encoded by the coding sequence TTGTCAGCATCAAACGCTACGGCTACAAGTATCTCCCATAACGAGCGGCGTACGCTGCTGCGTTTTCTGGGATTGTATGCCTTTTTGGCCCTTCTTATTCTCATTCTTGGCTCCACCATCTACTACAAACTCCAGAAGGACCTGATGCTGCAGACCAAGCGTCTGGAGCTGGAGGAGTACTCCAAAGAGCTGATAGACGGGCTGAAACTTCTGCATATCTATTTCGACCGCTACCGTACCTACCCCCGCAATCCGCTCTACCGCTCGGCCATCTACGATGCCGACAAGGTCCGGATATTTTCGACGCTGAAGCATCCGCGGGGGGTGGCGCTGGATCGGGTCATCTATACCACCGATCATGTCATCCACTACATCCATGTGCTCGACTCCTACTATCTTGGGGCCAAATATGTGGTGGTCGAGATCGACGACGACAGGCAATGGTTTCTTCAGACATGGAAAAACATCGTCTTCTACGGCGGGGCGATGCTGGCGGTGTTTCTGATGGCGGGTCTGGTGCTGGTCCGGCTCTTTCTCGCGCCCATGCGCAATGCCATACGGCTTCTGGACCGGTTCATCAAAGACACCACCCATGAGCTCAACACGCCCGTCAATGCCATATTGACAAATATCGAGATGATCGATGAGCAAAGGCTCGATGAATCGACCGCCAAAAAGATCAAGCGCATCGAGATCGGGGCGCGGACCATCAGCAACATCTACCAGGACCTGACCTACCTGGTGCTCCACCACAAAACAGCGTCCCAGAACCGGTACGTCGACATGGCGAAGCTCGTCCAAGAGCGTATCGACTACTTCCGCATCCTTTCGGAATCGAAAAAAATCGGCATCGAAACCGATATCCAGCCGGGCGTGAAACTCTTTATCGACGAAGGGAAGGCGGCGCGGCTGATCGACAATCTGCTCTCCAACGCCATCAAATACAACAGACGGGGCGGGGAAATTTTCGTCCGACTCCGCCCCGGAGAGCTGCTGGTGCAAGACAGCGGGATGGGAATGGAGAGCAAGGCGGTCAAAGAGGCTTTCAAACGCTACAAGCGGTTCGATACGAGCGTGGGCGGCTTTGGCATCGGTCTCAATATCGTGGCGATGATCGCCGGCGAGTACGGCCTGAAAATCGATATCGCGTCCAAAAAAGGAGAAGGGACAAAAGTGTGGGTGAGATGGCAAAACAGAGGCGAAAGGTGA
- a CDS encoding response regulator transcription factor: MPAKTKKTRIFLLEDDTNLAETVTDFLEEEGFEVECAYDGEEAEEKLYEQRYDLLLLDVNVPGINGFELLKASRERGVDTPAIFITSLNAIENLEEGYESGADDYIRKPFALKELLLRIGTLLKRNFSHKPAPRIEIAPGISYDSVGNTLYIDDKPANLQPKELALLKLFLTHPGEVIAHETFYDTLWGYDETPSETALRTYIKNLRKTIGKEKIVSIKRYGYKYLP, translated from the coding sequence ATGCCGGCAAAAACTAAAAAAACCAGAATATTTCTTCTCGAAGATGACACCAACCTCGCCGAAACGGTGACCGATTTCCTCGAAGAGGAGGGGTTTGAGGTGGAGTGCGCCTACGACGGTGAAGAGGCGGAGGAGAAGCTCTACGAACAACGGTATGACCTGCTGCTTCTGGATGTCAATGTTCCCGGTATCAACGGATTCGAACTCCTCAAAGCCTCAAGGGAGCGGGGTGTCGATACGCCCGCGATTTTCATCACCTCTTTGAACGCGATCGAAAATCTGGAAGAGGGATACGAAAGCGGCGCGGACGACTACATCCGTAAACCTTTCGCCCTCAAGGAGCTGCTGCTGCGCATCGGGACGCTTCTGAAACGCAACTTCTCCCACAAACCGGCTCCCCGTATCGAAATCGCTCCGGGTATCAGTTACGACTCGGTTGGCAATACTCTCTACATCGACGACAAGCCTGCCAATCTTCAGCCCAAGGAGCTTGCGCTTTTGAAACTCTTTTTGACCCATCCCGGGGAGGTGATAGCCCACGAGACTTTTTACGATACGCTCTGGGGATACGACGAGACGCCGAGCGAGACAGCGCTTCGGACCTATATCAAGAACCTGCGCAAAACCATAGGGAAAGAGAAAATTGTCAGCATCAAACGCTACGGCTACAAGTATCTCCCATAA
- the trxC gene encoding thioredoxin TrxC, giving the protein MSTIHVVCPHCHKVNRIPVKEHYTKANCGYCKGSLLDTHPVELTPETFAIHIQKSDIPVVVDFWAPWCGPCRMMAPAYEEAAAQFPLKAQFAKVNTEQYQQLAAPFGIRGIPTIIVFKNGQEMERVSGALPAQQIAQLVARHLG; this is encoded by the coding sequence ATGTCAACCATCCATGTGGTTTGCCCACACTGTCACAAAGTCAACCGTATACCCGTCAAAGAGCACTATACCAAGGCCAACTGCGGCTATTGCAAAGGCTCTCTGCTCGACACCCATCCGGTCGAACTGACACCCGAAACCTTTGCGATCCATATCCAAAAAAGCGATATTCCCGTCGTCGTCGACTTCTGGGCACCCTGGTGCGGCCCCTGCCGGATGATGGCTCCCGCCTACGAAGAGGCTGCGGCGCAGTTTCCGCTCAAGGCGCAGTTTGCCAAAGTCAATACCGAGCAATATCAGCAGCTCGCGGCACCTTTCGGAATACGCGGCATTCCGACCATCATTGTCTTCAAAAACGGACAGGAGATGGAGCGTGTCAGCGGTGCGCTGCCTGCCCAGCAGATCGCCCAGCTGGTGGCGCGGCATCTGGGATAG